TATCTTCCCATTCATTCAGGGAATAATAAAAACACCAACAAATTAGATTTTGCACAGCCAGGTGAGCTGCATAAAGAATAAAATGCCAGAGCAGTGTTTTATCCAAGTCTGTATAAGCACAACACCAAGGCAAATTACTGATTAATATGCAGTAGTTTGCAggaaaagggataaaaaaataagcaaacaaacaaaaaaaaccaatttCCAGACTGAATCAGCCTCAAGGTCTATATGGCCCAATAGCCTGTCTCTGTCAAGGATGCCTTAGATGCTCATCTGGGACAGCTTCAGAGAGGAGTATAAAAAACAGTGCAGAGACAAGTCTGGGATGCTTCCCCTGAAGGTGCATATAAACACACTCATCCATTCTGCAGGTGTATATCCTATATAAAATAGGATAAACAGTAAGAAGCAATTGTGGGAAATAAATAATGCTGGTGGTCACCTTTTGCTGGCAATTAGGGTGTTTGGGAAAAAAGTACTGTGTTGGAAAGACATAATTATAAGTTTTACAGAGATGAGATGTTTAAAAGTAATGGCTCTGAAGTACCTGAACACTTCTGGCAAGTTGTTAATTGACAGTGGAAAGCTGAAAGTCTCAATCTTACTACGATGGAGATGGTCCTACAGTCAAGTCTAGAAAGCCTGATTCCCAACTGAGGCTATTTGTTTATTGGGATGCTGAAGGAACCACGACTGTTGCAAAATCTGCTATGTTCCATTGGACAGTTCACTGAAGTGACACATtcccacaaaatattttgatctCAACAAACGAGACTTTTTGGACAGAACATTCCTCTCCAAAGCTTCCAGCCTGTTCCAGAAATAAACATCAAAAAAGGGAGACATTTTTGGTGCGACCTATAAGGTTATCATGCAAAGCCATggaatgaaaatgaagcaagaaaaccaaaaaagttcTGTTTTAGTGAGTCTTTTCAGCAGAGGAACAGCTTTTATCTTTCCAAAAGAATGGGTGGAAGCCCCAACTCAGTCTCACTCTGGACTGGGAGAAGCACTAGAAAATGTCACATAAATCACTAAGCCTAAACTCTAAGTCAAGTCCTCAAAAAATCTTAGATATATGATTCAAAGTTCCTTTACCTTTCCCTGAATTGCTCTCTGTAGACTGTGATAGTCTCTTGACACGCTTCTTTCCCCTTCGTGCCTCATAAATGGCATTGATTTTCAACACAAGCTGCTCcgcaaacacaaacaaacaaatgttattttcctCCCCAGGCAAGAAATAAAGTTAGAATTTCATGCAGAGTGCTCTGTTTCCCATCCCTGGCCACACTGAAACTCTTCGCTTGACGTCCCAGAACTGACAATTACCAGCATCTACCTTGCACAGCAATCTGCACCTGTGCGGCCAATGGCCACACTCTGGTACAAAAGCAGTACAGTCATGCTGGCACAGCGGGAGCCCAAGGTAACAAGCCCTGATGAAAGGCCAGGTCTTTCTGCACTGTGTGACCATACAAACTTGACAGTGCCTTCCTGGGCCTCTCCATACAATGGTCCATACTCTAGGGAGCATCAGGTGGTGCCCTGGGAACCTGTCCTGGTCTGCAGGTTTGAAGCAGAAAACTGGTTGGAGAATGACAGCAAACTTTAATGTCTTATGCCTTTAACATCTGCTGTGAGATGTGCTGGAAAAGCCTTCATACCAAGCATGGGGGAAACACATCATACAAGGAACACTGAAGAAATTGAGATGGGTAGGCATCAATGGTGCTGAAGTACCTTGTACTAgtggttttctttgcaaatcCTTTAATCTCTGGCCCCCCAGCTGGCCAGGAGAGAAGACACTTCAGTTTTGGGCATAGCTGCGCTTAGTGGTTCATTCAGTGTCTCTGGTCTCCCTATCTGTCCCTGAAGGAGAGTGGAATTGCAGAAGGACCACGCCAGGCTTCCCCAAACCTCCCTGAGCAGAGCTGACTCCTTGCCAAGGTCgcaggcagaagcaggaggacATAGCCACAGCATTCAGATTTATTCCAGAAAGTCTGGGATCCCTGCACACACGTGCTGAGAGCTCAAGGTAGAACAGGTCCACCACACACTTGGTCAGGGAACTTTGAATCCAAATGTTTAAGTGAGAGGCAGGATACTCTGGTGTGGAAGTACAGCCTCCACCCAGCTGCCCAGCTCAAGTCTGAGGTTGATCTTGCCACTGACACAATGGATCAATCTGTTCTGAGCTTGCTCTGCACAACTGCTCAGTGGCACTGCCTGGTAAATACATACTTGTAATCCTCCCTTCAGTTGACATAAAGTATGTGTGAACACACTGACAGAGCTCAAGCACATGCACAGACGTGTCAGCGTACTGGGAAAGAAAACCCTAGACATTTGTAGTCTTTGGCTCATTCCTGAAGAGCTGACCTATACAGAGagggcattaaaaaaatcagatacgCAAACATGAACACAGATTTGGCAACCAGGAAACAAAGAAGATACACAAACATATCCCTTTTCCCCCAAATGAAAACAGTgggttcagaaaaaaacccaccacagaCAGCCCCTGGTAGCCTCTGCTTCTCCTGCGAAGACTAGGAAAAGGAATTGTGTTTTTATAACTGTGTTTTTGAAACATTCAATAGATAGACTGCTGCTGAACCTCATTTGGACTGAATACACTTCCAGCTAGatctaaaagaaataaaattgaaatggaGTCATGCCGTATCTAGATATGAAGTAGGAAACATTGCTCCAGAAAATGCTCTTGACTACAGAGAACTCCTTGTGTCACTCAAATGTTAGTATTTTCATTGTTCATCTACAATCACACCCTACCTTGAATTACAACCAACCAATGCATCCATAAGACCTAGCAAAGAACAACAGATTGCCAGGTGGGAACATCACAACACAGAGACAATTTCTGACTGTTCCATCCAcgaagcaaagaaagaaatatgacGGGGTACGTCTTTTGCAAAAACACtaattgctttttttgcctcttaCAAACTTCAACTTTTAtccaaaaattaaaatgccttttttcttcttgttattATTATTCTCTCTCCTGATAACTATGATAactcagacagaaaaataaccGCTTCAAAACTTGCAGAGATGTTTGTGAGCCGCCTTCTTCAGGCAGAAAGGGGGTTAAACAAGTCAAGTCAACCGCCAGGACAACAGCTTTGTTGCAGGAATGCCAcactgcaaactgaaaaaaaacattgtcTTGTACTCACATTCCTGTCTGGAAGAAGCCAAACATAAAAGAGAAAGCCCTAGATTTACCTTGGGaatcttccttctcctcttcccattCTGAGGGTCTCCCAAGGAGAAGAAGGTGTCATCTGGACTGCTGGGGGTCGAGGGAGGGCTGATTTTAGATGGTGACCCAGTCCCATCACGGCTCAGTTTTCGAATGTCTGGCAGTTTGAAACTCCGCCGCTCTGAGTTTTGTCGGAAAAAAATGGGCTTGGAAAGCAACTGGAAATGGAGGAGAAGGAACGAATGAACACAGTACCTCTCGTACCTTTGCTTCATTGCTAACACTGTCATGGCAGCAAATCCAGTGGGGCAGCCATAGCACTCAGCTGGCAAAACAGCCCTGAGAACTTTCACAGATTTCTGCACATGCAAAGAACTCATCCAGCTGCCAGGCTAGACCAGGACTATCTTGACCAGCAATTTAACTATCCCATATTCATTCCAGACCAGAACACAATCTCAGGGGTTGGCCAAGAAGCCTTGCTCCAGTTTGAGAAAACCCACAACTTCTCAGGACTTGTGTAATCCAGGCTGGAACTGTAAACAGGACAAGACTAACCAACCAGCCAACCACACACATTTGGGATAATCAGCAGCAACACAGAAGCAGTGAGACCAGACAAAACGCACTGTCAGTATGGCTGTCTTTGACAGTAGCCAGAATTAGATATTTCAGATGAGGGTTCAAGAAATGCCATGATAGACAATTGTGGAGACTGGCTTCCTCCCAAGCTCATTAGCAAGTTCAGTGGGAGCACAACAGATATTTAAGCACCAAAGTTCTTGAAGTCCATGTCCAAAAACAGCaccagagaagcagaaagctcAGCTGCAGTTGCAAACCCGTTAGTTGGCAAGAGAGCTGCAGCACTTCTTTTCTGACTGATGCAGATCACAGCCTTTAGATGTCAAAGTACTGTAGTGTAACACAATTACTCCCATTCAGCCCTTTACTAAGTGTCTCCTACCGGGAACCATATCTACAGTGAAAAGCATTCCTGTGTAACACTGCAGCCCCCTTTCGATAGCAGAGGTGGGAAATCAGGATACACAGATGATTACAAAGCTCTCCGAGGGAAATCGACTCCACCCTAATGTTCACAGACCCTTGCAGATCTACATCTCACTAGCAACAAGGAGAAGGGATTGAGAACCACAGAACAACTTTAACTTTTAAGTGTTGAATTATCCAAAGAAACCTCAGTTGCTGATTAAGCTGGTTGGAAAACAGCAACACATCAACAAACACTGCACATCAAACTTCTGAAAACACTGGGTAACAGCTCTAATAATAGCTGCATGGAGAGCATAAGAAAACCTTTTGGTCAGGAAAACCATGTTTAGATCCCCGTTATCCACTCTGAACCCAGCTGTTGCCAAGATGACTTCTGCTGTGACATAGTCCCTGCTGTTCCAGGCTTGGACTATCTAAACAGACAACAGGAACCAACCAGAACGGCTTGGGAGGCTGAGGGCAAGGCTGGCCTTGGTAAGCCCTGAGCTCTGAGCAAGAAGTGCAGTCTGATGCAATAAATCCCCCCCTCTTATCACACTGTACTCTGtggtaaaaaacaaaaaggaaaaaaccctaacatGATGAAAGTCATTGACAAAACTCCACCTTTTCCACACAGGGCCTGGATTTCACCCAAAAACCTTCTGAAGCAAGAGAGGTGGCCACTTGAATCAAAGTACCTTAGTGGGAGTCCCAGGTACAGAAGAGGTGGGTGATGCTGGGAAGGTCAGGACacatttcttccccaaacagcgGCTGTTGGTCTCAATGTCTTCGTAAGGGTTTTCCTTCGATGGTGGATCTGCAGCAAAAAGCCACAAGCAAGAAACTGTAAGTGCAGAAAATCCTTGAGGTTTGccataaaaatctgttttgggATCTGCTGGCCTTCTCCCACCTCCCACATCAGACCAAAGACCTGTTCTCAAGCATTCCTGCATTGCTTCATTCTCTCCATAGCCCTAGAAGTCCAGCTGCTTGCTGGACAGTGTCCAAACCCTGACACTGACATATGCAGCCATAGGAACATATCACAGATACTACAGATGGAAAAGACCTAGTGAGTCCTCAAGTTCGTTTCCCTGTCTTCAGAGGAGCTGTGAGATTCTCATGCACGTTGGCCCATAGttgtatttccttctttccagtCTTCTGCTTAGGATTGTCTAAATGAAACTGTGAGCTGAAGGCTAGCATAAAGGTCCTCTCTCTTCTGTTTAAACCTCACATTTACAGGGACCTCTGGTCATCATTTAATTGGGCTGAAGCAACGCACTGCTCTTGGGCTGACTCTGCAGGAAGATTTAATCCCTTCTCTGAACATAGATGTTGGTCACACAACACAGGTTTTCAAACAAATCTCAGGTGCCCCACTTTAGAAAGCGAGAAGGATTCGCCTCATCTAACCCAGGCCACCTAAAAGTCAGGATGCTCTCCCTCTACAGGAGGCGGGGTAGGGAGGGACACTGCTGAAGTAACGTTCAGCTCATTCTTACCTAGGATCCCCTCAAAACCACAAGGCTTGAATGACCACACAGAGGTGTCACTTTCCACTGATTCTGGAGATGAGGCACACAACTAATCTGAGTTTTAAACAGCCAAAATTACATATAATGTATTTCTTAAACCCCGTtcttcagcagtgctgggaaatGCAGACATAGGCATGTTCAAAAAGGACACACAACTCTGAAAAAGCAGGTTGTGACATCTCCATCCAAGCATCTAATAAACCAATGACAAAGGCTTAGCCCAAGCACCTGTATGGGCAGGCAATCTGTTACAAGGTTTCTCTCTTCATTGCCACCATTTCATGCCATCCCAGTGGACAGCTGGGGCTCCGAGCAGCTGCCTTTTTCTTACTGTCATGAATGCTTGGCTGAGAGCAAAGACTGGAGGTTGGTGATGCTGCAGGCCTCTGGAGTGGGCACCGGTAATGGCTGTAGGATCTGTCTAACTGCTGCATTCCCACCTGCCTGCAAGCAGGAGTGCAGCGGAAGTCTTCAGACAAGGACAGAAACCCAAGTCTTTTCCAACACTGTCTTCTACAGTGGTTTGATGATGCCCATCACTACAGTGGTGGATCTGAATTCAccaaggagaaggaaagcatGTGCAACACCAGCAAAGCAAGTCTGCATGAACATCCTGTAAGCAAACACGCTCCTGCCCCTGAAAGTGACTCCCCTTTCTGTCACATACCTGGACAGataggagaaaaaagaacaagcttGGGTTCTGTTGCCTACCCATCCTCAAactgctcagcagcacatcCAGTTAGTCTCAGTCTGGAAGAAACACCATTTCCCTCTTTTTGACAAATAAACCTTCTCATCCATCTGCCCAGTACAATTTACAATACTCCAGGTAAGCAATGGCAAACAGGTAAACAGATGGTGCACGCAGGGAATCTGTGTGACTTCCTGGGAAAGGGAACAGTTCTCCCACCAATAGCTGAACCCCCTGTAAGTCACACATATGAATATGGGGTGTATGTATGTGCTTGCATGCCGTGATGGACACACATGATTATCTGTGTGTCAGCACTAGTGTCCTGTGGCTGAAGGTTCTTTTTTGTTCCCCCTCCATCGGTGTGGTTCTCATATGTTGTTTTGTGGACTACACCCATCTGTGGtcttgtgaaaaacaaaactgcagcttTCTTTATTATCCCTGTCGACCCCTTTTCCCAAGCTTTCATGGTAACACCACCAGGACTGCAGGAACCAATTAAAGTTCACTGACTCCACGCAAAGCCTAAACatgcagcaagaaaacaaaaaaccaaacatgccCCATTAGCTGACAATTATCCgtaactttgttttcttctaagcTTTGCAACTAAAAGCTGGAGGGGAGAGAGATTTCAGCCTGGTATTTGAGTTCCCTGCAAGCTTGGGACACAGGGGTTTGCTTGTGTTTGAATGGATCGATTTGCCTATACAGCCACTCTGTAACGTTATCCATGTTATTCCAGCTGATGAGGTGACCCTTACACAGTGGTTTCTGAGACCTCCCACCCCGCCCCAACACAAAAAAGTCCAGTAGCTGCTCAGGCACTCCCTGTTCCTTTGCCCCCCAagtaaagagaagaaaaaaagcaaacacaaggCTTCGAGCTCCACAAATGAGGCCAACAGCttcaaaaaatgtcaaaaaggATGGACTGGCATCACCTTGTCTGCCATCAgtcccaaaggaaaaacaattccTTTAAGAGATCTTTCTCATCAGCTATGATCAGATTTTATTCATATCCAACTAGTAATGCCTGGTCTACTCCTCAGAAAGCACAGCTCCTCCCATGCTGAACAACACAGACCACCTTTGTAGGATTACAGCTGCACAGCGTGAGCTGATACAGCTATTCTCTTCCTATTCTGTTAAAACACAGCCATGAGCTTTACACAGCACCAGCCTACAGCTACTAAAACTTATTAGGGCTTTTTCAAGAGGGACGCTTCCATTCTATGTTCTGTAAAAGGCCATCTAACTCACAATATTCAAAAACACCATATAAATGGAGAGGGTTACAGGGAATAATCTTTAAAATGGCATTGATCTGCTGCTGAAGTTAGagaattaaataaaactcaGTTTCAAAGACTGTAGGACCTGGTTTCTTAATTTCAATGGTACCTGGAGCCATACACAATCCTACTTCTGAACCGTGGAACTGAATTCAAGCCTATGTTTTCAGACTGTTTGCATTATCTCAGCAGTAACAAGCTCACCACCGTGGACAGACCAGAGCTGCGAGAACTAGTCTAGATGACAAAAGGAAGACAGGGGAGAGATGCCagcaaaaaattaaagctgGTTCCCACATGTCTAAGGTTCACCTTTGAAGCTgatgtgttttgaaatattcCATCCATTTTTCTTATCACTTGCCAATAAACCGCATAAAATGTGTCTTAGTTTGCATTTGGATAATAAACATACTCCATTCAGCACCTGTGGTGAGTGCCTGTTGGCCACGAGTCTTCTCAGTTACTCAGCATTAGCAGTCAAATCCCTTCCCTGTCCAAAGCTCCTACCCAGTATGTCCTGTCCAAAGCTCCTACCCAGGATGTCTTCATAGACGTTCTCCTCAGATAAAGTGCGTGTGAGGGCCAGCTTGGTCTGCGCGTACCAATCCACCCGGCCATTCTCTGACGATGACTGCAGCAAGTCTTCAAATTCATATGACTTCCTGCACCATTGatgggaggggagaaggagcAAAGAGGAGGGTGATACAGTTAACTCCAGCATTTATAATCAAATCACAGCTAATTCACTTCAACATGCCACACAGTCGACAAAATGAATTACTGAGAACGTTTCACAGCCTCATCCCATATAAGGCATGAAAAAATGACCCTGAGATCGGTTATTTTTATCAGCCAcacaaataaaggcattttggGGATGCCGTAGATAATCTGGGTTGTCACGGCAATAACACACTGTGAAGATGCGAGTGTTAAGTGGCACATCCTGCAACACTGCACAGAACCTTAGGGCATGAGCGGACCATTTACAGCGCAGATCCCACCCTTGGCAGGAACAGAGGCGGCCCAAAATCAGCTCTCTTTGAGCAGTACAGGAAAGCAATACTCACATGCAGGATGGTAGAAAGGGTAAAATCAATTAAGTGTCCTCCACTAACAAACCTGGAAAGTTTCAGTTTCCTTCCTGCACCCAAGCCAAGAATTTTTAGGTGACAGTTTATGCAGAAGTCACTGGAAACAGCTATGCATTTTATGCTCCCTACCCCAAAAGTGTGACAATCAtgtgggaggggagaaaaggcaagaaagcaCACCAGAAGAACATGTAGACATCAGATTCAGTCAGAGGAATAGGTTTACTATGAACAGTGAAAATGGTGAAGTAGAATCTAGAGATTATCATTCCAGATGGAAATTATCATTccaaactgctgcagctgtagcagttttgtaatgaaatagattttctgctaaaaaaaccaaaaccccaaacctctcAATCCCGGGCTTGAAGGTTAAGCCACATAATATAGTGACCTTAAAGCCCAAATCTGCCATGACTTATCCCTTCACAATTATCCTGTGAAGTTGTGCTGGCCACTCATACATTCTCAGAGAGATGGCTGAGTGCTGGTTATGGCCAGCAAGGCTCTCTGGGGATTGGGGATTACGGGTGACCAAGGAAGATCCATCCCTCCCAGAGAGATACAGGAAGGCAGGACTCCACCATCAAGACCAACACCTTTGTGAAACACAGCCCGAATACCTGTGGTCAGCGTTGTTCTTGTGCTTCCCACTCCAGAGCCTCCTGCTGACAGCTGAcgggggaggagaggagggtagaggagggggagggatgGATGGCAGAGGGGGTAAGTTTCTTTTATTCCTAGCTGCTGGCACCCAGTCCTCTTCCCCCTCATGTTTGAAAGTCCGCCGGGGCTTTGGCAGTGGGTTGATGAAGggtttcttttctggcaccCCTGGCTCTGTGTACACATTCTCCACTGCGCAGTCCTTGGATTTCACGTGAGAAGTTCTTACCTCTTCTAGGGTCCCAAAAATCGGCTCACTGATTTCAGAGTCCAAGCCAAGAAGCTTTTTATTGAGCTCAGCCCCACATACGCTCTCATGGCCCTCAGGAGCAGTGTGTCCTTGTGCCACCTTCTCCTGCAAGCACTGTGGGGAATAGTAAGTACCAGGCAACTGcggctgcagctctgctgagccaTCTTTCAAAGCCTGCTCCAGCTTCTTTACCTGACTAAGCACTGAAAGATTCTCCTTCTGGACCTCCCACTTCCCACCTTTCACCTCTTTGCATTTTCCAGGGCTGGATTCCACTTCCTCATCCTTTTGCGCTTCCCCCTTTCGCTCTGCCGCCTGCCCTGTGCCTTTCTGAGTTCCTGCTTTCCGTTCATTCTCTTTGCCTGCTCCTTTGCGTTCCAGTTCCCAGTTCGTAAGTCTCTTGGTCTCCACTTTCCGAGTCACCAGTGCTTCCCCACTTGCCTTCTCAGTTACACAGGGCACCTTGTGCTCCTCCTTAaatccctgctcctcctctctGCGAGGAGCACactgtgtttcctttttcccttcccactctGAAATTTTGTCCTTGATGCTGAAGGACTTATTCCTCAAGCCAATTTTTCCAGGTGACCGTATACTCTGAGTGCCTCCTATCTGTCTCCTGatgattttactgttttctttaacattCAGATCCACAGACGGGTCACTGATGATCATTTTGGGACTAAGCATGTTCTGCTGAAAGCAGTCTAGCCTTGGATCCAGCATCAAGTTCTCCAAGGCTCCCAGTGGGTTCTTCACCACAGAAGAAACTGGTTCAGCTTCAGGTGTTAAGCCCAGGGTGACAGACGCACCTTCAGAACATCTGTCACTCAAGAATCCACACAAAGGTCTTTCTAATTTCTTCACAGCTGCTATGTTGTTTATATCTGCAAGCTTGATCCTACACAccaaagacaaaaagagaagaaacattCACTGCCATTTTTCACCCCTGGTTTAGTCCATCAGCTCCACAAGCTCTACTTGTAAAGCTGGTAACAGCAGAGGATGCTCAAACCAAGCACTTGAGAGATGGGCTTAGTAGGGAGGATGCTCAGGGAAAGGTCCTTCTAGCCAGAACACAACACTCCCCTCTTATTACAGCTAAGACACAGTTTGAAATGAAGCCTTTCTTTGTGGCAGAAGTAGGTGGCAGGTGAgagaggtattttttttgtacatCAGACATGCTGATACCAATGAGCATTCACCagcatttgtgtgtgttcaGAAGTGCTGTAGTTTTGGACATTGTCAGGGCATTAAGCAGGTCCACTGCAAGTAAATGCAACATGGACCAtctgcaaacagcaaaattGCTGCTGTTAACCAGAGGAGAAAACACATGATACAGCTGGCATTCCTCTAGCGCCTGCTCAGGGGATCTCTCTTGGTCCATACAAATGTTCTCTAAATGCATATCAATGCACAAAGactgcactttttttattaCACTCCAGTGGCCATACCATCCTGGGCCACACATGAGCTTGGGCTCCCATGTACCCAGACACACTCCCTCAGCCTAGAGCACTGATGTAGCACCTGGACAGCAGATTCAACACTCTCAAAGCAAAGGATTAAACGTCTTCACTGTTTCAGTCCAAACTGCACCAAAAATCCTGAATATATTTAGTTTAGAGATTTCCAAGTGTGTGATATCACAGTATCAATACTGTGACATTTCATCAATATAATAAAGTTCCAGCTGAACAGATAGTTATTCCAacacaaaatgtttctgaacCAAAGCGCTTGGCCATGTCTTTGGGGTTTGCCTGGGCTTGGGAAAAAGCACCAGGACAACACAGGGTAGTTACCAGCACGCAAAGCTACATCATTAGTCCCATTTAACCATGATCCCAACCGTGAGATTCAACTTGGAAAATCTGCTCCATTAACTTGAACTTATCAAGCATGCCTCTTCCAGAACTCAGCGCTCTTGTAAGAGCATTCACGTGGATACCCTGTGTGCTGGCAGGCCTCGAGCTTTTTCCCGAGTTAAGCAACGCTGGCAGCCATTGCAGACTCAGTTGTAGTGCAGGCTGAGTCTGGGATAGGTTTCTGAGCAGAAATGGGACCTGAGCCAGATACTGTCCTTCCCTAGCCTCACAGTTATTTAACTCCTGGCTGTCTCAGTGACAACTTTGGTTAAGACAACAGCTGTGGTTAAGAGCTGGCACTGTGAACACCATGGCCTTTCCCAAGGAGCAGGGCATCGCAGTGCCGCTGGCGGTTGGACTGCAGAGTAGAAACCAAGGCTGGACACTGGGAAAAGCCTGCAGTgggtggggacagcagggcttGTCTGCCCAGTCTCCAGCACCGAAGATTTCAAGCGCAGGTGAGGCAAACACTGACAGGGATATCATCGGCACAAATGGCCTTGCCTCGAGGCAGACCTCTGTGAGTCTAGGACATTACCAGTCTGACTGCATGCTAAAATGCACAATGTCACAGTCCTGAGATGGTGATGAAACCACCCAAGATCTAGAGGGTTGTGTTTTAACATGTGAGGAGAGAGGGacagtgcagagcagagagaaCGTTTCCctcctttggttttctttctgttaaggCCTAATAAACACAAGCAAGACACTCTgacactgaaacacagaaagctCTCACCTCTCAACAGACTTGCAGACACTGCTTTCAGACTTGCTGCTCACATCGGCCGCCTTGCTAGCTGTCATCATGtcagcacacagcagggcagcagctcacCTGCAGACAGACACAAGGAAGAGGCGTTGCTCTGTGCTCAGCATCCCTCTCTATTccttatacacacacacacgcatgttTCTCCttgaaatccagaaaaactgaagtgaGACAAGACATCTCTCTGAGGACACCCCCagtttcctcctctgcaaaATGGGAAGAGGGTTGATAGAATTACCGCTCAGAAGCCCAGGGAGGAGTCAATGGGTTTTGAGGGCAAAAATTATCTTTGATCCAATATCAACTGCTGTGCCATGACTTGAATACAGAGCACGCTTTATGAAGGCTGTAACTGTTGCCAAAATCTCagcagatttaatttttttttccttcgcataaaactaaaacaaaaacaattttaaaactgcCTGTATTACGGCCACATGACCAAAGTGATTCCTGTGCATGCAACACTATCACAACGTCCCCAGCTTGGgacagaaaacaatttatgCTGAAGAGACACTGTGCTGCAGCCGCTGGTGTCCTTCTCTCTGGTGGGCCACATTAGGCTGCTACTGATCTGACTTCAGAGGACAATGCCTCATGGGGGTAAGATAAATCAGTCACAAAAATGAGTCATTCTGCTTGCCTCATGATTTCTAACATTCATGGAGGGACAGTCTGTCTCTTTCTTTTGAGTACTGCTCCTACCCAGTCAA
The Falco peregrinus isolate bFalPer1 chromosome 6, bFalPer1.pri, whole genome shotgun sequence genome window above contains:
- the DENND2A gene encoding DENN domain-containing protein 2A isoform X1 — translated: MMTASKAADVSSKSESSVCKSVERIKLADINNIAAVKKLERPLCGFLSDRCSEGASVTLGLTPEAEPVSSVVKNPLGALENLMLDPRLDCFQQNMLSPKMIISDPSVDLNVKENSKIIRRQIGGTQSIRSPGKIGLRNKSFSIKDKISEWEGKKETQCAPRREEEQGFKEEHKVPCVTEKASGEALVTRKVETKRLTNWELERKGAGKENERKAGTQKGTGQAAERKGEAQKDEEVESSPGKCKEVKGGKWEVQKENLSVLSQVKKLEQALKDGSAELQPQLPGTYYSPQCLQEKVAQGHTAPEGHESVCGAELNKKLLGLDSEISEPIFGTLEEVRTSHVKSKDCAVENVYTEPGVPEKKPFINPLPKPRRTFKHEGEEDWVPAARNKRNLPPLPSIPPPPLPSSPPPSAVSRRLWSGKHKNNADHRKSYEFEDLLQSSSENGRVDWYAQTKLALTRTLSEENVYEDILGRSFGQDILDPPSKENPYEDIETNSRCLGKKCVLTFPASPTSSVPGTPTKLLSKPIFFRQNSERRSFKLPDIRKLSRDGTGSPSKISPPSTPSSPDDTFFSLGDPQNGKRRRKIPKLVLKINAIYEARRGKKRVKRLSQSTESNSGKVTDENSESDSDTEEKLKAHSQRLVHVKSRLKQTPRYQTLERDLIEYQERQLFEYFVVVSLHKKQAGAAYVPEVTQQFPLKLERSFKFMREAEDQLKAIPQFCFPDAKDWAPIHQFASETFSFVLTGEDGSRRFGYCRRLLPSGKGKRLPEVYCIVSRLGCFNLFSKILDEVEKRRGISPALVQPLMRSVMEAPFPALGRTITVKNFLPGSGTEVIELRRPLDSRLEHVDFESLFTSLSVRHLSRVFASLLLERRVIFIADKLSTLSKCCHATVALLYPFTWQHTYIPVLPPSMIDIVCSPTPFLIGLLSSSLPRLKELPVEEVLVVDLVNNRFLRQMEDEDSILPRKLQAALEHILEQRNELASDKEEGPVNGKQETSPLNEVVSEAFVRFFVEIVGHYSLFLTPTEREERTLQREAFRKSVSSKSLRHFLEVFMETQMFGGFIQERELRKQGVRGLFEVRAQEYLETLPSGEQSGVNRFLKGLGSKMKFLHKK
- the DENND2A gene encoding DENN domain-containing protein 2A isoform X2 — protein: MMTASKAADVSSKSESSVCKSVERIKLADINNIAAVKKLERPLCGFLSDRCSEGASVTLGLTPEAEPVSSVVKNPLGALENLMLDPRLDCFQQNMLSPKMIISDPSVDLNVKENSKIIRRQIGGTQSIRSPGKIGLRNKSFSIKDKISEWEGKKETQCAPRREEEQGFKEEHKVPCVTEKASGEALVTRKVETKRLTNWELERKGAGKENERKAGTQKGTGQAAERKGEAQKDEEVESSPGKCKEVKGGKWEVQKENLSVLSQVKKLEQALKDGSAELQPQLPGTYYSPQCLQEKVAQGHTAPEGHESVCGAELNKKLLGLDSEISEPIFGTLEEVRTSHVKSKDCAVENVYTEPGVPEKKPFINPLPKPRRTFKHEGEEDWVPAARNKRNLPPLPSIPPPPLPSSPPPSAVSRRLWSGKHKNNADHRKSYEFEDLLQSSSENGRVDWYAQTKLALTRTLSEENVYEDILDPPSKENPYEDIETNSRCLGKKCVLTFPASPTSSVPGTPTKLLSKPIFFRQNSERRSFKLPDIRKLSRDGTGSPSKISPPSTPSSPDDTFFSLGDPQNGKRRRKIPKLVLKINAIYEARRGKKRVKRLSQSTESNSGKVTDENSESDSDTEEKLKAHSQRLVHVKSRLKQTPRYQTLERDLIEYQERQLFEYFVVVSLHKKQAGAAYVPEVTQQFPLKLERSFKFMREAEDQLKAIPQFCFPDAKDWAPIHQFASETFSFVLTGEDGSRRFGYCRRLLPSGKGKRLPEVYCIVSRLGCFNLFSKILDEVEKRRGISPALVQPLMRSVMEAPFPALGRTITVKNFLPGSGTEVIELRRPLDSRLEHVDFESLFTSLSVRHLSRVFASLLLERRVIFIADKLSTLSKCCHATVALLYPFTWQHTYIPVLPPSMIDIVCSPTPFLIGLLSSSLPRLKELPVEEVLVVDLVNNRFLRQMEDEDSILPRKLQAALEHILEQRNELASDKEEGPVNGKQETSPLNEVVSEAFVRFFVEIVGHYSLFLTPTEREERTLQREAFRKSVSSKSLRHFLEVFMETQMFGGFIQERELRKQGVRGLFEVRAQEYLETLPSGEQSGVNRFLKGLGSKMKFLHKK